Below is a genomic region from Streptomyces ferrugineus.
AACACCGAGTCGTGCCGGGACTGCACCGCGCGGTCGGTGAGATAGCGCAGGGGCGCGCCGACGACGGCACCCGCGATCACCAGGAGCCAGTTCACGACGACTTCTTACCTCTCCGGTCCGGGTCGCGCGGAGTGTCGTCGCGGCCGATGTACCGGATGACCTCGCAGTCGTCGAGGATGACGAGTCCTTCGGTGACGAGTTCGTCGAGCTGCGGCAGGAAGGCCCGTACGCGTTCCTCGGTGTCGACGATCACGATCGCGACCGGCAGGTCCTCGCTCAGGGACAGCAGCCGTGTGGTGTGGATCAGGGAGGAGGCGCCGAAGCCCTCGATGCCGCGGAAGACGCTGGCGCCCGCGAGGCCTGCCGTGTGGGCGCGGTGCACGATCTCCGAATAGAGGGGCTTGTGGTGCCGGGTGTCGTGCTCGCCGACGAACACGGTCAGTCGCAGGGCCCTGCCGGTCAGCCTGGTCATGGCTGCCTCCACTTCAGGACGCGGCGGGTGGCCGCCGCCGCGAGCCAGACGGCCGTGAGTGCCGCGATCACGGTCGCGGCGAGGTAGGCCAGCCCCGTGCGCGGGTGGCCGCCGTCCACCAGCTTCTGGATGTCGACGGCGTATGTCGAGAAGGTGGTGAAGCCGCCGAGGACTCCGGTGCCGAAGAACGGGCGGACCAGGCGGTGGGCGGCCCACACGTCGGTGATGACCACCATGAAGACGCCGATCACGGCGCACCCGACGACGTTGGTCCACAGGGTCGCCCAGGGGAAGCCGCCCGGCTGGGCCGGCCACCACAGGGAGAGCGCGTAGCGGGCCGTGGCGCCGGCGGCGCCGCCGACCGCGACCACCGCGACGATCGGCGCCTGGCTCCGCCAGGCCGGCTGGCGCGGGGGGCGGGCGGGGGCGCGGAGGCTCTCGGTGTCCGGGGCTGTCATGGTCGTACGTCTCCTACTCGCCTGGGCCCGGGCATACGGGCCTCGCGACTGCAAGTAGGGACCGTTGGCGGCACCACTGCCGCGGTTCGGGTACGGCGGGCCCCACCGCCGCGCCGCGAGGGTGATCGCGGCCGGTCAACAGGGTAACCCTCGCGTCGGCCGGGCGTCCCGCCTGCCCCGCTGCGGATGCCCGGGGTGCGGCGCGCGGCTACTGTCGAAGAGCCCGCTGAGCAGCCGAGGCTTCGTCCGCCGGAAGGAGCGTGGTCGGCTTGGCCCGCAACCGCCGTCTGATCCTGAGTTCGCCGTCCGAGGTCTGGGCCCTGCTGTCCGACGGCCATCGCTACGGGGAGTGGGTCACGGGAACCCAGCAGGTCCTCGCCGTGGACCCGGAATGGCCGGATGTGGGCGCCCGGCTGCGGGTCCGGGTCGGTGTCGGGCCCCTGACCCTCGACGACGGCGTCGTCGTCCGCATCTGCGAACCGCGGCGGCGCCTGGAGCTGGAGGCGCAGGCGGATCCCTTCGGGGCGGCCCGCATCGCCATGAGGCTGATCCCCTGGGGCGAGCACACCCTCTTCGTCATCGACTGGCATCCGCTGCGCGGGCCCGGCACCCGGATGCACGGGCTGCCGGTCGACTACGTCGTCGCGATCCGCAACGGCATGATGCTGACGAAGCTGGCCCGGATCGCGGTGCGCGAGCACCGCGAGTTCAGCCCGGAGTCGA
It encodes:
- a CDS encoding DUF190 domain-containing protein, whose amino-acid sequence is MTRLTGRALRLTVFVGEHDTRHHKPLYSEIVHRAHTAGLAGASVFRGIEGFGASSLIHTTRLLSLSEDLPVAIVIVDTEERVRAFLPQLDELVTEGLVILDDCEVIRYIGRDDTPRDPDRRGKKSS
- the crcB gene encoding fluoride efflux transporter CrcB; translated protein: MTAPDTESLRAPARPPRQPAWRSQAPIVAVVAVGGAAGATARYALSLWWPAQPGGFPWATLWTNVVGCAVIGVFMVVITDVWAAHRLVRPFFGTGVLGGFTTFSTYAVDIQKLVDGGHPRTGLAYLAATVIAALTAVWLAAAATRRVLKWRQP
- a CDS encoding SRPBCC family protein, encoding MARNRRLILSSPSEVWALLSDGHRYGEWVTGTQQVLAVDPEWPDVGARLRVRVGVGPLTLDDGVVVRICEPRRRLELEAQADPFGAARIAMRLIPWGEHTLFVIDWHPLRGPGTRMHGLPVDYVVAIRNGMMLTKLARIAVREHREFSPESIPRAG